In a single window of the Gossypium hirsutum isolate 1008001.06 chromosome D02, Gossypium_hirsutum_v2.1, whole genome shotgun sequence genome:
- the LOC107910468 gene encoding uncharacterized protein — MLLTVEGGGFFSSSASGYSKGFALLLLGQKHEDKSMRVSPWNHYQLVDQEPDPDPDLQLASIKNRLSRGCASFVCFGRTSAGLDTPSPLKVGPVQQQDVLPGSFASDKSNDQATQLDDGNSDARKVVFKSSLKKQSHTTQVPLEDGNDREVSGEKDGDIPSHTVRRKVQWTDAHGSELAEIREFEPSETGGSDDEFSNGSEKTCACTIM, encoded by the exons ATGTTATTGACAGTAGAAGGAGGAGGGTTCTTCTCTTCGTCAGCGTCCGGGTATAGCAAGGGCTTTGCCCTTCTTCTGTTGGGTCAGAAGCACGAGGACAAGTCCATGAGAGTTTCGCCGTGGAATCATTACCAGTTGGTAGACCAAGAACCTGATCCTGATCCTGACCTCCAACTGGCTTCCATCAAGAACCGGCTTTCCCGCGGGTGCGCCTCTTTTGTCTGCTTTGGTCGCACTTCCGCCGGGCTTGACACACCGTCGCCTTTGAAAGTTGGCCCTGTTCAACAGCAGGATGTCTTGCCAGGGTCCTTTGCTTCAGATAAGAGTAATGATCAAGCAACTCAGCTTGATGATGGCAATAGCGATGCAAGAAAGGTTGTTTTCAAAAGTAGTTTGAAGAAGCAATCACATACTACTCAAGTTCCTCTTGAGGATGGTAATGACCGTGAGGTATCAGGGGAAAAGGATGGTGATATCCCGAGTCATACAGTACGAAGAAAGGTGCAGTGGACTGATGCTCATGGTAGTGAGCTTGCTGAAATCAGAGAATTCGAACCCAG TGAAACAGGTGGATCAGACGATGAATTCAGTAATGGAAGTGAAAAAACTTGTGCATGTACAATCATGTAG
- the LOC107910467 gene encoding light-harvesting complex-like protein OHP2, chloroplastic: MSMASSIPYIKIPNTSSSSSAAASSTCCRLCTTAKPYIVTIRSSQSEGPLRRPTAPSPPSPVKLFPPSPPPPTTPPPQSSSSPAPVGDQNVISLEFQRQKAKELQDYFKQKKLEESNQGPFLGFIGKNEIGNGRWAMFGFAVGMLTEYATGSNFVDQVKIMLSNFGIIDLD, from the exons ATGTCTATGGCATCCTCAATCCCCTATATCAAAATCCCAAacacttcatcatcatcatcagcagCAGCATCTTCTACTTGTTGCAGATTGTGTACCACAGCCAAGCCTTATATTGTGACTATAAGGAGTTCTCAGTCTGAAGGTCCTTTGAGAAGACCTACGGCACCTTCCCCGCCGTCTCCTGTCAAGCTATTTCCTCCTTCACCGCCACCACCAACCACTCCTCCTCCTCAGTCTTCTTCTTCGCCTGCACCTGTGGGAGACCAGAATGTGATCAGTTTGGAGTTTCAGAGGCAAAAGGCAAAGGAACTGCAAGACTACTTTAAGCAGAAGAAGCTTGAGGAATCAAATCAAGGGCCTTTCCTTGGCTTCATTGGAAAGAATGAGATTGGTAATGGAAG ATGGGCAATGTTCGGTTTTGCTGTCGGGATGCTAACGGAGTACGCGACCGGGTCGAACTTTGTCGATCAAGTAAAGATCATGCTCTCGAATTTCGGGATTATCGATTTGGATTGA